The Juglans microcarpa x Juglans regia isolate MS1-56 chromosome 2S, Jm3101_v1.0, whole genome shotgun sequence genome has a window encoding:
- the LOC121252234 gene encoding putative glutamine amidotransferase GAT1_2.1, which yields MASDDLSVILPRVLIVSRRSVRKNKFVDFVGEYHLDLIVGYGAVPVIVPRVHGVHMLLDSFEPIHGVLLCEGEDIDPSLYEEETSGLSPEELEEIRGLHSSDTAIDKEKDTIELRLAKLCLERNIPYLGICRGSQVLNVACGGSLYQDIEKEVSSKCPDDQRVKHIDYDNYDGHRHVVKVAENTPLHHWFKDSLEEEGKMGIWVNSYHHQGVKRLAQRFVPMAFAPDGLIEGFYDADAYNPDEGKFIMGLQFHPERMRQTDSDEFDYPGCPFAYQEFVKAVIAYQKKLNSTTSVSKPIKLDQEMENKRKVIVRSFSLAKNIYATGRGMHPWKESELEAGADFLESNTALSVQQENRLKQMGATVRNAGSYIERLKLNAEKERLARIVMGKMTVEQLSDLMSFYHMLGQICSEVLEKKLSGIVNDLGSWKDDPVDQYSFEGLT from the exons ATGGCCTCAGATGATCTCTCCGTGATCCTCCCTCGCGTTCTCATCGTCTCTAGACGTAGCGTTCGCAAAAATAAGTTCGTCGATTTTGTGG GTGAGTATCATCTCGATCTTATAGTAGGCTATGGTGCAGTACCGGTCATTGTTCCCCGTGTTCATGGGGTTCATATGTTATTAGATAGCTTTGAGCCCATCCATGGCGTTCTTCTTTGTGAAGGAGAGGACATTGATCCATCTCTATATGAAGAAGAAACCTCTGGCCTTTCGCCAGAAGAATTAGAAGAAATCAGGGGGCTTCATTCCAGTGATACCGCCATTGATAAAGAGAAGGATACGATCGAGTTGAGGCTCGCAAAGCTTTGCCTAGAAAGAAACATACCCTACTTGGGAATCTGCAGGGGTTCGCAGGTATTAAATGTTGCATGTGGGGGTTCCCTTTACCAAGACATAGAGAAAGAAGTATCAAGCAAGTGCCCAGATGATCAGAGAGTCAAGCACATTGATTATGACAATTATGATGGGCATAGGCATGTGGTTAAGGTGGCGGAGAATACCCCCTTGCATCATTGGTTCAAGGATTCTTTGGAGGAAGAAGGGAAAATGGGGATTTGGGTGAATAGCTATCATCACCAAGGAGTCAAGAGATTGGCTCAGAGATTTGTTCCAATGGCATTTGCACCCGATGGTTTGATTGAAGGATTTTATGATGCGGATGCTTATAATCCAGATGAGGGTAAATTCATTATGGGACTCCAATTTCATCCAGAGAGAATGAGGCAGACGGACTCTGACGAATTTGATTATCCAGGATGTCCATTTGCTTATCAG GAATTTGTGAAGGCAGTTATTGCTTATCAGAAGAAACTTAATAGCACAACATCAGTGTCAAAACCCATAAAGCTCGATCAAGAAAtggagaataaaagaaaagttatCGTGCGGAGTTTCTCACTCGCGAAAAATATCTACGCAACTGGCCGTGGGATGCATCCCTGGAAAGAATCTGAACTCGAAGCTGGAGCAGACTTTCTTGAG TCAAACACAGCGCTGAGCGTGCAGCAAGAAAATAGGCTGAAGCAGATGGGTGCAACAGTGAGGAATGCGGGTTCCTACATAGAGAGATTGAAGTTGAACGCGGAGAAAGAAAGGTTAGCAAGGATCGTGATGGGGAAAATGACAGTAGAACAGTTGTCTGATCTCATGTCTTTCTACCACATGTTGGGGCAGATATGTTCAGAAGTGTTGGAAAAAAAGCTAAGTGGCATTGTCAATGACCTTGGTTCTTGGAAGGATGATCCAGTGGACCAGTACTCCTTTGAAGGACTCACATGA
- the LOC121252155 gene encoding RAB11-binding protein RELCH homolog, whose amino-acid sequence MDVERSSLCNCVVNFLLEEKYLLTAFELLHELLDDGRDAQAIRLKDFFSDPSQFPPDQITRLNSLRVADPQSLLEEKEAMEEKLAISEYELRLAREDISKLKAELNKKTEIPREESSESNIDVSVNHGPEFQRQKRDSSLSDLGPLKENERRDLNCAVKEYLLLAGYRLTAMTFYEEITDQNLEVWQNSPACVPDALRHYYYQYLSSTTEAAEEKIAMLRENESLIKLNERLTHEKEFLLKNKDLADGQISTLTRSLEALQKDLKDKESLVQDLKQSLEHQRKELNDCRAEITALKMHIEVSHLGRNLVASNVDHVQSQSLEKYKEDINSLQKELESLKAKNRIASGSINSINSEKESAQTEEKVVEILEDKSIISNPADAASEVVDNLVYQLQATQTFDDYTDGSEKVSQESSINSSNDISIFENGENVSKPNGDSQSEESRLPLKSDNLSGEANPEKTGLETIQILADALPKIVPYVLINHREELLPLIMCAIERHPDSTTRDSLTHTLFNLIKRPDEQQRRIIMDACVSLAKNVGEMRTETELLPQCWEQINHMYEERRLLVAQSCGELAEFVRPEIRDSLILSIVQQLIEDSATVVREAAAHNLALLLPRCPNVEKYFKVEELMFQLICDPSGVVVEATLKELVPAVINWGNKLDHILRVLLSHILSSAQRCPPLSGVEGSMESHLRVLGEQERWSVDVLLRSLTELLPYVHQKALETCPLSYDPETSGTTFSTSLLELYAGGHVEWPAFEWMHVDCFPDLIQLACLLPQKEDSLRNRTTKFLLAVSERFGDSYLTHIMLPVFLVAVGDDADLTFFPSRVQSRIKGLRPRTAMAEKLATMCVLPLLLAGVLASPHNHEKLADYLRKLLIGGSMEESTPTKRNEIFNAIRFLCTFEEHHGMIFNILWEMVVSSNINMKISAANLLKVIVPYIDAKVASTHILPALITLGSDQNLNVKYASIDAFGAVAQHFKNDMIVDKIRVQMDAFLEDGSHEATIAVVRAMVVAVPHTTEKLRDYLLSKIFQLSTTPTSASDVLRRREKANAFCEAIRALDATDLPATSVRDFLLPAVQNLLKDTDALDPAHKEALEIIMKERSGGTFETISKVMGAHLGLASSVSSFFGEGGLLGKKESTEPPQEPPKSPNPLPPLPVEDTRFGRIMRGNFTDMLRVKVKSQEETQNP is encoded by the exons ATGGACGTGGAGAGGTCTTCGTTGTGTAATTGCGTGGTGAACTTTCTGTTGGAGGAGAAGTATTTGTTAACGGCATTCGAGCTACTCCACGAGCTCCTCGACGATGGCCGAGACGCCCAGGCAATTCGTCTCAAGGACTTCTTCTCCGATCCCTCTCAATTCCCTCCCGATCAGATCACTCGCCTCAACTCGCTCCGAg TTGCAGACCCTCAGAGTTTGCTAGAAGAGAAAGAAGCAATGGAAGAAAAACTAGCAATCAGTGAGTACGAGCTTCGTTTAGCCCGAGAGGACATTTCAAAATTGAAGGCTGAATtaaacaagaaaacagaaatACCTCGTGAAGAATCGAGTG AGTCAAATATAGATGTTTCTGTAAATCATGGGCCAGAGTTTCAACGGCAAAAAAGGGATTCTTCCCTCTCCGATTTGGGACCTTTGAAGGAAAATGAACGTCGAGATCTTAACTGTGCTGTAAAGGAATATTTGCTTTTAGCAGGGTATCGGCTCACTGCAATGACATTTTATGAAGAG ATCACTGATCAGAATCTAGAGGTTTGGCAGAATTCACCAGCATGTGTACCAGATGCTTTACGGCATTATTATTATCAGTATCTTTCATCCACTACGGAGGCTGCTGAG GAGAAAATTGCCATGCTTCGAGAAAACGAGtcattgataaaattaaatgagaggCTTACTCATGAAAAGGAGTTCCTATTAAAGAACAAAGATTTGGCCGATGGTCAAATAAGTACATTGACTAGATCCTTAGAAGCTCTTCAGAAGGATCTTAAAGACAAAGAAAGCCTG GTACAAGATTTGAAGCAGTCCTTGGAGCACCAACGGAAGGAGCTCAATGATTGCAGAGCTGAAATCACTGCACTGAAAATGCATATAGAAGTATCTCATCTGGGACGAAATTTGGTAGCTAGCAATGTTGATCATGTCCAATCCCAGtctttagaaaaatacaagGAAGACATAAATTCGCTGCAGAAGGAACTAGAAAGTTTGAAAGCAAAAAATAGGATTGCTTCTGGTTCTATAAATTCtatcaattcagaaaaagaATCTGCCCAGACGGAAGAGAAAGTTGTTGAGATACTTGAAGATAAAAGTATAATATCTAATCCAGCTGATGCAGCATCAGAAGTTGTAGACAATTTAGTTTATCAATTACAGGCTACCCAAACTTTTGATGACTACACAGATGGATCTGAGAAAGTTTCACAAGAGTCATCAATAAATTCTTCAAATGATATTAGTATCTTCGAAAATGGTGAGAATGTTTCCAAACCCAATGGTGATTCACAATCAGAAGAAAGCAGGCTACCTCTAAAATCAGACAATTTATCTGGTGAAGCTAATCCAGAAAAAACG GGCTTAGAAACCATTCAGATCTTGGCAGATGCCTTGCCCAAGATTGTTCCTTATGTCTTGATCAACCATCGTGAG GAACTTCTTCCTCTGATAATGTGTGCGATTGAGCGCCATCCAGATAGCACCACTAGAGATTCGTTGACCCACACTTTGTTTAATTTAATCAAACGTCCAGATGAGCAGCAGAGACGAATTATAATGGAT GCATGTGTCAGCCTTGCTAAGAATGTTGGAGAAAtgagaacagaaacagaattgCTTCCTCAGTGCTGGGAACAA ATAAATCACATGTATGAGGAGCGCAGGCTGCTTGTTGCCCAGTCATGTGGAGAGCTTGCAGAATTTGTCCGGCCTGAGATTCGCGATTCTCTAATTTTGTCTATTGTGCAACAACTTATTGAAGATTCTGCAACTGTTGTCCGGGAGGCTGCTGCTCATAATCTGGCTTTGCTGCTTCCACGCTGTCCAAATGTGGAGAAATATTTCAAG GTGGAGGAGCTCATGTTCCAATTAATATGCGATCCTTCTGGAGTTGTGGTCGAAGCTACACTCAAAGAACTAGTTCCTGCAGTGATAAATTGGGGAAACAAATTAGACCATATTTTGAGAGTTTTACTTTCCCATATCTTGAGCTCTGCTCAG CGCTGTCCACCTCTTTCTGGGGTTGAAGGATCCATGGAGTCGCATCTTCGAGTTTTAGGAGAACAGGAACGCTGGAGTGTTGATGTTTTACTGAGATCGCTGACAGAATTGCTTCCTTATGTGCACCAGAAAGCACTTGAGACATGCCCATTGTCTTATGATCCTGAAACATCAGGAACAACATTTTCAACCTCCTTGCTTGAGTTGTATGCAGG GGGACATGTTGAATGGCCTGCATTTGAGTGGATGCATGTTGACTGCTTTCCTGACTTGATTCAGCTTGCCTGTTTGTTACCTCAGAAAGAAGATAGTTTACGAAATCGAACTACAAAG TTTTTGTTGGCTGTATCTGAACGATTTGGGGATTCTTACCTCACGCACATAATGCTGCCTGTATTTTTGGTAGCAGTTGGGGATGATGCTGATTTGACATTTTTCCCTTCTAGAGTCCAATCAAGAATAAAAG GTTTGAGACCAAGAACTGCCATGGCCGAGAAACTCGCTACTATGTGTGTCTTGCCACTACTTTTGGCAGGCGTGTTGGCTTCTCCTCATAACCATGAAAAGTTAGCAGATTACTTGAGAAAGTTGTTGATTGGAGGTAGCATGGAGGAAAGTACACCTACAAAGCGCAATGAGATTTTCAATGCTATCCGTTTCCTTTG CACCTTTGAAGAACATCATggtatgatttttaatattctgTGGGAAATGGTTGTCAGCTCcaacataaatatgaaaataagtgCTGCTAATTTGTTGAAAGTCATT GTACCGTATATCGATGCAAAAGTTGCTTCTACTCACATTTTGCCTGCTCTAATTACTCTGGGCTCTGACCAAAACCTAAATGTGAAGTATGCAAGCATAGATGCATTTGGAGCAGTGGCCCagcattttaaaaatgatatg ATTGTTGATAAGATACGCGTACAAATGGATGCTTTTCTTGAAGATGGGTCTCATGAAGCTACTATTGCTGTGGTTCGTGCTATGGTTGTTGCTGTACCACATACAACGGAAAAATTGCGAGATT ATCTTTTGTCCAAGATTTTCCAACTCTCAACCACCCCAACTTCTGCAAGTGATGTGCTGCGTCGTCGTGAGAAAGCCAATGCATTCTGTGAGGCAATTCGTGCTCTGGATGCTACAG ATCTTCCAGCAACTAGTGTTAGAGACTTCCTGCTACCTGCTGTGCAGAACCTGTTAAAAGACACAGATGCACTGGATCCAGCACACAAGGAAGCCCTTGAAATCATAATGAAGGAAAGATCAGGTGGAACTTTTGAGACAATCAGTAAGGTGATGGGTGCTCATCTCGGACTTGCCTCATCAGTAAGTAGTTTCTTTGGGGAAGGTGGGCTGCTGGGCAAGAAAGAAAGTACAGAGCCACCACAAGAGCCTCCCAAGTCCCCAAATCCATTGCCACCGCTGCCAGTAGAGGACACTAGATTTGGTCGTATCATGAGGGGCAATTTCACAGACATGCTCAGGGTAAAAGTAAAGAGCCAAGAGGAAACTCAAAACCCATGA
- the LOC121252134 gene encoding uncharacterized protein LOC121252134, with amino-acid sequence MELIPKPIRGSLKRCWRRQQYQRLYGSKTNRRNMKVMRFGDSPRRVWRIRSAIPKLRWKIGSPFKIWAKLKNAYINMMVNLAGNVGYLSTANVFGGKRIPKGRQGTAAAVYSVEEVENRLIFEIYKVLQASRELSTV; translated from the coding sequence ATGGAGTTAATTCCTAAACCAATTCGGGGTAGCCTAAAGAGATGCTGGCGAAGACAACAGTACCAACGATTATATGGATCAAAAACCAACCGAAGGAACATGAAGGTCATGAGGTTTGGAGACAGCCCTCGTAGGGTTTGGAGGATTAGATCAGCAATTCCAAAGCTGCGCTGGAAGATTGGGTCACCATTCAAAATCTGGGCAAAGCTAAAGAATGCTTACATCAACATGATGGTTAACTTGGCCGGCAACGTAGGGTATTTGAGTACTGCCAACGTTTTTGGAGGAAAACGCATTCCAAAGGGTCGCCAAGGCACTGCCGCTGCAGTTTATTCCGTTGAAGAAGTTGAGAATAGACTGATTTTTGAGATATATAAGGTTTTACAGGCTTCTCGTGAATTAAGTACCGTGTAG